DNA from Longimicrobiales bacterium:
CGAATGCGAGCGTCAGGCCGGATCCCAGGAGCATCGCTGTGCCACTGATCCGCCAGAGGATGGAGCGATCGTCGCGCAGCGGCTTGCTCCCGCGCGCGCGTCGCGACGCCGCCTGCGTCGCACTCAGCAGCATCACGCCGAGCGCGAGCATCACGAGCCACCACTGGTCCGCGGCAAAGATGTAGACCAGGACGTACCCCACGGCGATGAGCTGCACCACTGCCCGGATTGCGCCGATGATGAACCCGCTCTCCAGGTCGAGCCGCCGCCAGCGCGACACCCCGATGGCCACGAGAATCAGCCCGAACGCGAGCGCGAGATCGGTCCAGGTGACGTCGATGATGCCGGCGGGCACCTCAGCCGCCGCCTGAATCATTGCGGACACAGTGAACATCGGGATCACTCCGCGAGTGCGAGGAACGCACGGGTGCGCTCGTTCACGGCGGCTGTGAAAAGTCGCGATGTCGGGCCGGCCTCGACGACGCTTCCCGCCTCGAGCATGACGGTCCAGGTGCTCATGTCGCGTGCTTCGTACAGCCGGTGCGTCACCATCACGACGGAGACGCCGTACTCGCGCGGAAGGCGCGCGATCGTCGAGAGCAGGCGGTCTGCGATCTCGACGTCGAGTGCGGACGTCGGCTCATCCAGGAGCAGCACCTCGGGCCGCGTCATGAGCGCGCGCGCGATCGACACGCGCTGACGTTCGCCCCCGGAAAGTCGCGCGGCGTCGCGATCGGCATAGGCTGACGACAGCTCGACCGCCGCCAGCACGCGATCCATCGGCAGCGGGTCGGCCTGCGCTTCGCGACCGCCCAGCTCCACGGCGATACGCAGGTTGTCGGCGACGGTACCGCTGAACATGGCCGGCTGCTGGAAGACGAATCCCACGCGCCGCCTCAAGGCCGCAATCGGATACGCGGTGATCGGCTCACCGTGAAAGCGGATCATTCCGGAAGCCGGATCATCCAGCCGGTTGAGCAGCCGGAGGAACGAGGTCTTGCCGGAGCCCGACGGGCCGATCAGCGCCGTGATCTCCGTGCGCGGAATCTCGACCGCGACGTCGCGCAGGATGACAACGTCGCCGCGCGCCTGGTTGACGCCCTCCAGGGAGAAGAGCGGGGAGGTCTCCGCCACGACGAGTGACGCTCCGCTTCCGCTACTCGGACGCGTCTGCTTTGGTGCGTTGCACCGTCCCGTCCCGATGCTCCGGCGGGCTGTACAGCGTGTACAACCGGAGCGGCTCCGATTCGGACGTGTTGACCACGTTGTGCTTCGCGCCGGACGGAATCACGACGACGCTGCCGTCCTTCAACTCGCGACGCTCGCCGTCCAGCTGGACGTACCCTGTTCCCGCCTCGATGCGGATGAACTGGTCGTGTCCGTCGTGTGTTTCCAACCCGATGTCTTCGCCGGGTCGCAGCGTCATCAGCACGAGCTGGGTGTACGTGCCCGTATAGAGCACTCGCCGGTAATCCTCGTTCTCGAGCGTATCCCGCTCGATGTCCGTCACGTAGCCGTTCACGAGTCAGCCTCACGGTTGGTGGAGTCACGCACAGAAATCGCGTCTGCGACAACTGTGCCCCTCCACCGGGCCCGCGGCCTCCAGGCCTGCACGCGCGAGGTGGGTCGTCGACCCGGAGGGAGGCGGACTTTTTCTTGCGAGGCCGGGGGCAGGGCAATGGCCCATCCATTTTCCGGACGCTCACGCCGCGACGACGAGGTGACGCAAGACGTGCTGCATTCACGCAATCCCGACGACCATGCGGCTCCCCTGGCGTCCCACGACACCGCAGGGGCACGGCTGCGCCTGCTGACCGACAACCTGCCCAGCGCCGCAGCCTATCAGCTGACCAGAGACGCAGACGGGCGTGCGCGGTTTCTCTACGTCAGCCGAAGCATCGAACGTCTGCACGGCGTCTCGGCGGACGACGTCCTGGCCGATGGCGCTGCGCTCTTCGATCAGCTCCCGCCGGAGTACCGCCGTGCCGTGATCGAGGGGGAGCGCGAGTCGATCCGCAGGATGAAGCCGTTCCGCGGCGAGTTTCCCGCGAGGCTTCCCGACGGGGAACTTCGCTGGTTCGAAATGAGCTCAGCACCGCGACTGCTCGAGGACGGCAGCGTGGTGTGGGATGGGATCGAGATCGATATCACCTCACGCAAGCGGGCGGAGGCCGAGACCGAACGGCTGCTCGAGCGCGAGCGTCAGGCGCGCGAGGAGTCTGAGCGACGGCGTGAGGCGCTGGAGCTCGTGACCGAGAGCCGCGCGCGTCTGATGCGCGGGTTCTCGCACGACGTGAAGAACCCGCTCGGTGCCGCCGACGGTTACGCGGCGCTGCTCGAGGACGGCATCGTGGGCGAGCTGACGGACAGGCAGGCGGACAGTGTC
Protein-coding regions in this window:
- a CDS encoding phosphate ABC transporter ATP-binding protein, whose translation is MAETSPLFSLEGVNQARGDVVILRDVAVEIPRTEITALIGPSGSGKTSFLRLLNRLDDPASGMIRFHGEPITAYPIAALRRRVGFVFQQPAMFSGTVADNLRIAVELGGREAQADPLPMDRVLAAVELSSAYADRDAARLSGGERQRVSIARALMTRPEVLLLDEPTSALDVEIADRLLSTIARLPREYGVSVVMVTHRLYEARDMSTWTVMLEAGSVVEAGPTSRLFTAAVNERTRAFLALAE
- a CDS encoding cupin domain-containing protein, producing MNGYVTDIERDTLENEDYRRVLYTGTYTQLVLMTLRPGEDIGLETHDGHDQFIRIEAGTGYVQLDGERRELKDGSVVVIPSGAKHNVVNTSESEPLRLYTLYSPPEHRDGTVQRTKADASE
- a CDS encoding PAS domain-containing sensor histidine kinase; the encoded protein is MAHPFSGRSRRDDEVTQDVLHSRNPDDHAAPLASHDTAGARLRLLTDNLPSAAAYQLTRDADGRARFLYVSRSIERLHGVSADDVLADGAALFDQLPPEYRRAVIEGERESIRRMKPFRGEFPARLPDGELRWFEMSSAPRLLEDGSVVWDGIEIDITSRKRAEAETERLLERERQAREESERRREALELVTESRARLMRGFSHDVKNPLGAADGYAALLEDGIVGELTDRQADSVRSIRRSIRNALRLINDLLDVARAEAGQVVIEHLDIDVAAVVREIADDFRAQAEAADSSLDIRAAGPLPATTDPSRVTQVLANLLSNAVKYAPGSRIEVAAELRREEDGPRRGEWIAIAVADQGPGIPPERHEQVFLEFTRLDPDAQQGAGVGLAISRRLARMLGGDITLASEPGSGSTFTLWLPRSPAS